A genomic stretch from Rhodobacterales bacterium HKCCA1288 includes:
- the recG gene encoding ATP-dependent DNA helicase RecG, which yields MAAQGRPEVLFGLFSRLEGLSGIGPKAAQALGHLHIETPKDLIYTLPVGVVDRRPVTRLAEITPPRIATLEVEVIRHRPPPSRGRGPYRVTVTDSQTAFDLVFFHARAPYLEKLLPIGARRLISGKVELFDGIAQIVHPDHILPVEEAETLPKFEAIYPLGQGLTQKIMARAIADALQAVPDLPEWIDPALKAREGWPDWATAMRAQHHMQSASEAAPNAKPRLRLAYDELFAHQLTLALARARAKRRKGRISQGDGALRAKVLQSLPYSPTGAQTRAIAEIVADMAAPERMSRLLQGDVGAGKTLVALMALLAAVEAGGQGVMMAPTSILAQQHAANLRPLAEAAGVVLEVLTGADKGRERAAKLAALARGDIAILVGTHAVFQEDVEFADLRLAIVDEQHRFGVRERLRLGEKGALADMLVMTATPIPRTLSLAQYGDMDQSILDEKPANRQKITTALVSEARMDEVVAHLQKAVAEGQQAYWICPLVEESEVYEATAAEERFKSLRARLGEGVVGLVHGQMSGPEKDAAMTEFNENRTKVLVATTVVEVGVDVPNASIMVIEQADLFGMAQLHQLRGRVGRGSRASTCVLLYRNGLTETAKRRLHVLRDTDDGFVIAEEDLAIRGAGDVIGTAQSGLPRFRVADLEQHGGLMAMAQSDARALLALDPSLEGPRGQAARTLLWLLEQDKAIRLISAG from the coding sequence ATGGCCGCGCAGGGCCGACCAGAGGTTTTGTTCGGGCTCTTCTCGCGCCTTGAGGGCCTATCTGGTATTGGCCCCAAAGCTGCGCAGGCATTGGGGCATCTTCATATCGAAACCCCGAAAGATCTGATTTACACCTTGCCCGTGGGTGTGGTGGATCGCCGCCCCGTAACGCGCCTTGCTGAAATCACCCCACCGCGCATTGCCACGCTAGAGGTTGAGGTGATCCGTCACCGCCCGCCCCCGTCCCGCGGGCGTGGGCCCTATCGGGTTACGGTCACCGACAGTCAAACCGCCTTTGATCTGGTATTTTTTCACGCGCGTGCGCCCTATCTCGAAAAGCTTTTGCCCATAGGCGCGCGGCGTCTGATCTCGGGCAAGGTTGAGCTTTTCGATGGGATTGCGCAAATCGTGCATCCTGATCACATCCTGCCCGTTGAGGAGGCGGAAACCCTCCCCAAATTCGAGGCGATTTATCCGCTTGGGCAAGGGTTGACGCAAAAGATCATGGCGCGCGCGATTGCCGATGCCTTGCAAGCCGTGCCTGACCTGCCCGAATGGATTGATCCCGCCCTAAAGGCGCGCGAGGGGTGGCCCGATTGGGCCACTGCGATGCGGGCACAGCACCATATGCAATCGGCCAGTGAGGCCGCCCCCAATGCCAAGCCGCGGCTGCGTCTGGCCTATGACGAATTGTTTGCTCATCAATTGACCCTTGCCCTTGCGCGGGCGCGGGCCAAGCGGCGCAAAGGGCGGATCAGCCAAGGCGATGGTGCGCTGCGGGCCAAGGTTCTGCAAAGCTTGCCCTACAGCCCCACGGGCGCACAGACCCGCGCCATTGCGGAAATCGTGGCCGATATGGCCGCGCCCGAACGGATGAGCCGCCTGTTGCAGGGCGATGTTGGGGCGGGCAAAACCCTTGTTGCTTTGATGGCGCTTTTGGCGGCGGTCGAGGCGGGTGGGCAGGGGGTGATGATGGCGCCCACCTCGATCCTTGCGCAACAGCACGCCGCCAATCTGCGCCCCTTGGCCGAAGCGGCAGGTGTCGTGCTTGAGGTTCTCACAGGGGCGGATAAGGGGCGCGAGCGGGCCGCAAAACTGGCCGCCCTTGCGCGCGGCGATATCGCGATCTTGGTCGGCACCCATGCCGTGTTTCAAGAGGATGTTGAATTTGCCGATCTGCGTTTGGCGATTGTGGACGAGCAGCACCGCTTTGGCGTGCGCGAACGCCTGCGATTGGGGGAAAAGGGCGCTTTGGCGGATATGTTGGTGATGACGGCCACGCCCATTCCCCGCACGCTGAGCCTTGCGCAATATGGCGATATGGATCAGTCGATCTTGGATGAAAAACCCGCCAATCGTCAAAAGATCACCACGGCTTTGGTGTCCGAGGCGCGGATGGATGAGGTGGTGGCACATCTGCAAAAGGCGGTGGCAGAGGGCCAGCAAGCCTATTGGATTTGCCCATTGGTTGAGGAATCCGAAGTTTACGAGGCCACCGCCGCTGAAGAACGCTTTAAATCCTTGCGCGCACGACTGGGCGAGGGGGTGGTGGGCCTTGTCCATGGGCAGATGAGCGGCCCTGAAAAAGATGCGGCCATGACCGAATTCAATGAAAACCGCACCAAGGTTCTGGTGGCCACCACGGTGGTTGAGGTGGGGGTGGATGTGCCAAATGCCAGCATTATGGTGATTGAACAGGCCGATCTTTTCGGCATGGCGCAGCTGCATCAATTGCGGGGGCGGGTGGGGCGCGGCAGCCGTGCATCGACTTGCGTGCTGCTTTATCGCAATGGCCTGACAGAAACGGCCAAGCGCCGCTTGCATGTCCTGCGCGACACGGATGATGGCTTTGTCATCGCAGAAGAAGATTTGGCCATTCGTGGCGCAGGCGATGTGATTGGCACGGCGCAATCTGGTCTGCCGCGGTTTCGCGTGGCCGATCTGGAACAACATGGCGGCTTGATGGCGATGGCGCAAAGCGATGCGCGGGCGCTTTTGGCGCTTGATCCATCGCTTGAGGGGCCGCGCGGTCAGGCCGCACGCACCCTGTTATGGTTGCTTGAGCAAGATAAGGCTATTCGCCTGATTTCGGCGGGCTGA
- a CDS encoding response regulator transcription factor, whose translation MRLLLVEDDPTTAKSIEMMLRHANLNVYCTDLGEEGIDLAKLYDYDLILLDLNLPDMTGLEVLRQLRMARVDTPILILTGADDTDSKLKGFGFGADDYLTKPFHREELVARIHAIIRRSKGHAQSVIKTGEICVNLDAKTVEVAGRAVHLTGKEYQMLELLSLRKGTTLTKEMFLNHLYGGMDEPELKIIDVFICKLRKKLSEASGGQNHIETVWGRGYVLRDPHPKAALAATA comes from the coding sequence ATGCGGCTTCTCTTGGTTGAAGATGATCCAACCACCGCGAAAAGCATCGAAATGATGCTGCGGCACGCCAATCTGAATGTCTACTGCACCGATTTGGGTGAGGAAGGCATCGATCTGGCCAAGTTATATGATTACGATCTGATCCTTTTGGATCTGAATCTGCCTGATATGACCGGCCTCGAGGTGCTGCGCCAATTGCGTATGGCGCGGGTTGATACGCCGATCCTGATCCTGACAGGCGCAGATGACACCGATAGCAAACTCAAAGGATTCGGGTTTGGCGCTGATGATTACCTCACCAAACCCTTCCATCGCGAGGAACTGGTGGCGCGCATCCATGCCATTATCCGCCGCTCAAAGGGGCATGCACAATCGGTGATCAAAACCGGTGAGATTTGCGTCAACCTTGATGCCAAAACGGTCGAGGTGGCGGGGCGCGCGGTGCATTTGACGGGCAAAGAATACCAAATGCTTGAGCTGCTATCGCTGCGCAAAGGCACGACATTAACGAAAGAGATGTTCCTCAATCATCTTTACGGCGGCATGGATGAGCCAGAATTGAAGATCATTGACGTTTTCATCTGTAAATTGCGCAAAAAACTGTCCGAGGCTTCGGGCGGTCAGAACCATATTGAAACGGTTTGGGGGCGTGGTTACGTGCTGCGTGATCCGCATCCAAAGGCCGCTTTGGCTGCCACGGCTTGA
- the hisI gene encoding phosphoribosyl-AMP cyclohydrolase: MEFDPDSLRYNEAGLIPAIAQCAETGDVLMMAWMNRASLVKTLETGKVTYWSRSRAAFWVKGESSGHVQDLVDLRVDCDRDCLLLVVRQTGPACHTNRRSCFYTAIREGGEVELMQPEG; this comes from the coding sequence GTGGAATTTGACCCAGATAGCCTGCGCTATAATGAGGCGGGTCTGATCCCTGCGATTGCGCAATGCGCCGAGACGGGCGATGTGCTGATGATGGCATGGATGAACCGCGCCTCTCTCGTAAAAACCCTAGAAACAGGCAAAGTCACCTATTGGAGCCGCTCGCGCGCGGCTTTTTGGGTTAAGGGTGAAAGCTCGGGCCATGTGCAGGATTTGGTTGATCTGCGAGTGGATTGTGACCGCGATTGTCTTTTGCTCGTGGTTCGGCAAACGGGGCCTGCCTGCCACACCAATCGCCGCAGCTGCTTTTACACCGCGATCCGCGAGGGGGGCGAGGTCGAATTGATGCAACCCGAGGGCTAA
- the ligA gene encoding NAD-dependent DNA ligase LigA: MSEEDQNTGAGVSLLGRDQAAQRLAELADILARANKDYFQEDAPTLSDAEYDRLKRENADLEARFPDLIRGDSPSAQIGASPAEGFGKITHAERMMSLANAFDEADVAEFIAGIQRYLGLSDTTPLVFTAEPKIDGLSLSLRYENGVLVHAATRGDGETGENVTANARTIADIPQAIHHSDCPDILEVRGEVYMSHADFAALNARAEQAGGKTFANPRNAAAGSLRQLDAEITRARPLRFFAYALGVVSAPLADTQFGLIAKLRDFGFLTNPLTIRCESLEAIIAHYQAIAHDRAGLGYDIDGVVYKLDDLALQRRLGLRATTPRWAIAHKFPAELAWTRIEAIDIQVGRTGALSPVARLAPVTVGGVVVSNATLHNEDYIAGRNNTGEAIRAGRDIRVGDLVQVYRAGDVIPKIADVDVTQRPADAQPYIFPTTCPECGSEAHREEGDSVRRCTGGLICPAQAVERLKHFVSRAAFDIEGLGAKQVEQFNKDGWITEPADIFTLEARYGSGIQQLKNREGWGDKSAQNLFAAIAEKRQIPLGRLIFALGIRHVGEVAAKDLAEHFRSWAAFDAAIHAARLEPAATAPDAKSRKKLLEDSPAWAEITGIDGIGDTVATALCEAWAQPREYASIERLVAHLEIQSPAIRDVSGSPVMGKTVVFTGSLEKMTRAEAKSRAESLGAKVAGSVSAKTDLLVAGPGAGSKAKKAAELGIETIDEDAWLALIGDL; this comes from the coding sequence ATGTCAGAAGAAGATCAAAACACGGGCGCGGGGGTATCCCTCTTAGGGCGCGATCAGGCGGCACAGCGTTTGGCCGAATTGGCCGATATTTTGGCGCGCGCCAATAAGGATTATTTCCAAGAAGACGCGCCCACCCTCAGCGATGCGGAATATGACCGCCTGAAACGCGAAAACGCGGATCTTGAGGCGCGGTTTCCCGATCTGATCCGCGGCGATAGTCCAAGCGCGCAAATCGGCGCCAGCCCTGCCGAGGGCTTTGGCAAAATCACCCATGCCGAACGCATGATGTCCTTGGCCAATGCCTTTGACGAGGCCGATGTCGCGGAATTTATCGCGGGCATTCAGCGCTATTTGGGCCTGTCTGATACCACGCCCTTGGTCTTTACCGCCGAGCCAAAAATCGATGGGCTGTCCCTGTCTTTGCGCTATGAAAACGGCGTTTTGGTGCATGCCGCCACGCGCGGCGATGGGGAGACGGGCGAAAACGTCACCGCCAACGCCCGCACGATTGCCGATATTCCGCAGGCCATCCATCACAGCGATTGTCCCGATATTCTCGAAGTGCGCGGTGAAGTTTACATGAGCCACGCAGATTTCGCCGCGCTCAACGCGCGCGCCGAGCAGGCAGGGGGCAAAACCTTTGCCAATCCACGCAATGCGGCCGCAGGATCGCTGCGCCAATTGGATGCCGAGATCACCCGCGCCCGCCCGCTGCGGTTTTTCGCCTATGCGCTTGGGGTTGTCTCCGCTCCGCTTGCAGACACGCAATTTGGACTGATTGCGAAATTGCGTGATTTTGGATTTCTGACCAATCCCTTAACCATTCGCTGCGAGAGCCTTGAGGCGATTATCGCCCATTATCAGGCAATTGCCCATGATCGCGCGGGTCTTGGCTATGATATTGATGGGGTGGTCTACAAGCTCGATGATCTGGCCTTGCAGCGCCGCTTGGGGTTGCGTGCCACCACCCCGCGTTGGGCCATTGCGCATAAATTCCCCGCTGAACTGGCCTGGACGCGGATCGAGGCGATCGACATCCAAGTGGGGCGCACAGGCGCGTTGTCGCCCGTAGCGCGGCTTGCCCCCGTGACTGTGGGCGGTGTGGTTGTCTCGAATGCAACGCTGCATAACGAGGATTACATCGCAGGCCGCAACAACACAGGCGAGGCGATCCGCGCGGGGCGCGATATTCGCGTGGGTGATTTGGTTCAGGTCTATCGCGCGGGTGATGTGATCCCCAAAATTGCAGATGTGGATGTCACGCAGCGCCCTGCTGATGCGCAGCCCTATATCTTTCCCACCACATGCCCCGAATGCGGATCAGAGGCGCATCGTGAGGAGGGCGATTCCGTGCGCCGCTGCACGGGCGGGCTGATCTGCCCAGCCCAAGCGGTTGAGCGCCTCAAGCATTTCGTCTCGCGCGCGGCCTTTGACATCGAGGGTTTAGGGGCAAAGCAGGTCGAACAATTCAACAAAGACGGATGGATCACCGAGCCTGCCGATATTTTCACCCTTGAGGCACGCTATGGCAGCGGTATCCAGCAGCTAAAAAACCGCGAGGGGTGGGGGGATAAATCTGCGCAAAATCTTTTCGCTGCGATTGCAGAGAAACGTCAAATCCCCCTCGGCCGTCTGATCTTTGCCTTGGGCATCCGCCATGTGGGCGAGGTGGCGGCCAAGGATTTGGCCGAACATTTCCGCAGTTGGGCCGCCTTTGACGCGGCCATTCATGCCGCCCGCCTTGAGCCTGCCGCAACGGCGCCTGACGCCAAATCGCGCAAAAAATTGCTTGAGGACAGTCCCGCATGGGCCGAAATCACTGGTATTGATGGCATCGGGGATACGGTTGCCACGGCGCTCTGCGAGGCATGGGCGCAGCCGCGTGAATATGCGTCAATCGAACGGCTTGTGGCCCATCTTGAGATCCAATCGCCCGCTATTCGTGATGTGTCGGGCAGCCCCGTGATGGGCAAGACAGTGGTGTTCACGGGCAGTCTCGAAAAGATGACCCGCGCAGAGGCCAAATCGCGTGCCGAAAGTTTGGGGGCCAAGGTCGCAGGTTCGGTTTCTGCCAAAACCGACCTTTTGGTTGCAGGGCCTGGGGCAGGATCAAAGGCCAAAAAGGCCGCAGAATTGGGCATTGAAACCATTGATGAAGATGCGTGGTTGGCCCTCATTGGGGATCTTTAA
- the gluQRS gene encoding tRNA glutamyl-Q(34) synthetase GluQRS has protein sequence MPSLPKGCVTRFAPSPTGPLHLGHAYSACLAHDMARMTQGQFLLRIEDIDQSRARPQWEAQIYDDLTWLGLSWPLPVMRQSEQMARYRAALDQLAQQGLIYRCTCRRRDIEAASAAPQEGAPTFGPDGRIYPGTCRGQTVTSAAEAEGAALRLDLARAFERLAQMRFTETGPRHQGRHEITRDAALAHIGDPVLARPDMGSSYHLSVVVDDAAQGVTHVIRGEDLFEATAIHVILQNLLAYPVPQYHHHALIRDEQGKRLAKRDDARAIALYRDTGKTPADIRAMVGL, from the coding sequence ATGCCTTCCCTGCCTAAGGGCTGTGTCACCCGATTTGCCCCGTCCCCCACAGGGCCTTTGCATTTGGGCCATGCCTATAGTGCGTGTCTGGCTCATGACATGGCGCGAATGACGCAGGGGCAATTTTTGCTCAGGATTGAGGATATCGACCAATCCCGCGCCCGCCCGCAATGGGAGGCGCAAATTTATGATGATCTGACATGGTTGGGGCTGTCTTGGCCCCTGCCCGTGATGCGGCAATCCGAGCAGATGGCCCGCTATCGCGCCGCTTTGGATCAATTGGCGCAACAGGGCCTGATTTATCGCTGCACCTGCCGCAGGCGGGATATCGAGGCGGCCAGTGCCGCCCCGCAGGAAGGGGCCCCCACATTCGGGCCAGATGGGCGCATCTATCCTGGCACTTGTCGCGGCCAGACTGTGACCAGTGCCGCCGAGGCCGAAGGGGCCGCCTTACGCCTTGATCTGGCGCGCGCCTTTGAGCGCCTTGCGCAAATGCGTTTCACAGAAACAGGGCCACGCCATCAGGGGCGGCATGAGATCACGCGCGATGCCGCGCTGGCCCATATTGGCGACCCTGTATTGGCGCGGCCAGACATGGGCAGCTCTTACCATCTCAGCGTGGTGGTTGATGACGCGGCACAAGGCGTGACCCATGTCATTCGCGGCGAAGATTTATTTGAGGCAACCGCAATCCATGTGATTTTGCAAAATCTGTTGGCCTACCCCGTGCCGCAATATCATCATCACGCCTTGATCCGTGATGAGCAGGGCAAACGTCTGGCCAAGCGCGATGATGCGCGCGCTATTGCCCTTTATCGGGATACAGGAAAAACCCCTGCGGATATTCGTGCAATGGTCGGGCTTTAG
- a CDS encoding iron-sulfur cluster assembly scaffold protein yields MSDTKSDLVQLYSQRILALAADIPHHGRLEAPQASVKRRAPLCGSTVTVDLDIAEGRISRFAQDVKACALGQASAALMGAHILGRNRAEIAAARDALAAMLKGEGNGPEAPFEGYEVLTPARDYRNRHASIMLSLEATLEAMERAEDP; encoded by the coding sequence ATGAGCGACACAAAATCCGATTTGGTGCAGCTATATTCGCAGCGAATTCTGGCATTGGCGGCGGATATTCCGCATCACGGGCGGCTTGAGGCGCCACAGGCCAGTGTCAAGCGGCGGGCCCCGCTTTGCGGATCAACCGTTACAGTGGATTTGGATATCGCCGAGGGGCGGATCAGCCGCTTTGCCCAAGATGTAAAGGCCTGCGCACTCGGTCAGGCCTCCGCCGCATTGATGGGTGCCCATATTCTGGGCCGCAACCGTGCCGAAATTGCCGCCGCCCGAGACGCGCTTGCCGCCATGCTCAAAGGTGAGGGGAACGGGCCAGAGGCCCCATTTGAGGGTTATGAGGTGCTGACCCCCGCCCGCGATTATCGCAATCGCCACGCCTCTATCATGCTGTCACTCGAAGCGACCCTTGAGGCGATGGAGCGCGCCGAAGACCCCTAA
- a CDS encoding DUF1153 domain-containing protein has protein sequence MYIRKPKGPVSVTLPNGQQMTRADLPPADTTRWVASRKACVLRAIATGLISRDEALSRWDLSAEELDTWLAKASRYGEAALKATAVQNYPREQGIKSPAAGSAARPPSGEQRLSWPQSK, from the coding sequence ATGTATATCCGCAAACCCAAAGGCCCTGTCAGCGTCACGTTGCCTAATGGTCAGCAGATGACCCGCGCTGATTTGCCCCCCGCAGACACCACAAGGTGGGTCGCAAGCCGAAAGGCATGCGTGTTGCGGGCGATTGCGACAGGCCTTATTTCACGGGACGAGGCACTGAGCCGTTGGGATCTGTCGGCGGAGGAATTGGACACTTGGCTTGCCAAGGCCAGCCGCTATGGTGAGGCGGCACTCAAGGCCACAGCAGTGCAAAACTATCCACGCGAGCAGGGCATAAAATCACCCGCCGCTGGCTCTGCCGCGCGCCCGCCATCAGGCGAGCAAAGATTGAGTTGGCCGCAGTCAAAATAA
- the mnmA gene encoding tRNA 2-thiouridine(34) synthase MnmA has translation MPLDRPNAPLNSLGFAKPPQETRVVVAMSGGVDSSVVAAQLAEEGYDVVGVTLQLYDHGAALAKKGACCAGRDIHDARRVAENMGFPHYVLDYENIFKDAVIDEFADAYLAGATPVPCIRCNERVKFKDLLATAQELEADCMATGHYIQRKMGAEKAELHCAADATRDQSYFLFSTTQAQLDFLRFPLGHLASKEETRKLAHKYGLPVADKPDSQDICFVPNGDYASVIEKLRPGAADPGDIVDMEGRVLGQHNGVIHYTIGQRRGLGIGGLADPLYVVKLDPEARHVVVGPKEALATRHIPVREINWLGDTPFDSEKTREVAVKIRSTRPPRAALIHPTSPTTAMVELLTAEEGVSPGQACVFYDENSSRIFGGGWIHKG, from the coding sequence ATGCCCCTTGACCGCCCCAATGCGCCGCTCAACTCGCTTGGCTTTGCCAAACCCCCGCAGGAGACGCGGGTTGTTGTGGCTATGTCTGGGGGGGTGGATAGCTCGGTTGTGGCGGCCCAATTGGCCGAAGAAGGCTATGATGTGGTGGGCGTCACCCTGCAACTTTATGATCACGGTGCGGCCTTGGCAAAAAAAGGCGCCTGCTGTGCAGGGCGCGATATTCACGATGCGCGCCGTGTGGCCGAAAATATGGGCTTTCCGCATTATGTCCTTGATTACGAGAATATCTTTAAGGATGCGGTGATTGACGAATTCGCCGATGCCTATCTCGCAGGGGCCACGCCTGTGCCCTGCATCCGCTGCAACGAGCGCGTGAAATTCAAAGATCTGCTTGCCACCGCACAAGAACTCGAGGCCGATTGCATGGCCACGGGGCACTATATTCAACGCAAAATGGGGGCTGAGAAAGCAGAGCTTCATTGCGCCGCAGATGCAACGCGCGATCAGTCCTATTTCTTGTTTTCGACCACGCAAGCGCAATTGGATTTCCTGCGCTTTCCCCTTGGTCATCTGGCGTCTAAGGAAGAAACCCGCAAACTGGCCCATAAATACGGACTGCCCGTGGCTGATAAGCCAGACAGCCAAGATATCTGCTTTGTGCCAAATGGCGACTATGCCAGTGTAATTGAAAAATTGCGCCCCGGCGCGGCGGATCCGGGCGATATCGTGGATATGGAAGGCCGTGTATTGGGCCAACATAATGGCGTGATCCATTACACAATCGGCCAACGCCGCGGCCTTGGCATTGGGGGGCTGGCTGACCCGTTATATGTGGTCAAACTTGATCCAGAGGCGCGTCATGTCGTGGTCGGCCCCAAGGAGGCCTTGGCGACCCGCCATATCCCTGTGCGCGAAATCAACTGGTTGGGTGATACGCCCTTTGACAGCGAAAAGACCCGCGAGGTTGCGGTCAAAATCCGCTCAACTCGCCCACCACGCGCGGCCCTGATCCATCCGACATCCCCGACAACCGCGATGGTGGAATTGCTGACCGCCGAAGAAGGTGTCAGCCCCGGTCAGGCCTGTGTCTTTTATGATGAGAACAGCAGCCGAATCTTTGGCGGTGGATGGATCCACAAAGGGTAA